One segment of Gadus chalcogrammus isolate NIFS_2021 chromosome 8, NIFS_Gcha_1.0, whole genome shotgun sequence DNA contains the following:
- the LOC130387623 gene encoding C-C chemokine receptor type 3-like, protein MNTSICTAFNHMRLINMFFHLPQVQAITMEYEDNYDDYEDKKYLDMLNNSENASYQSCDGGLVQHCFSANVNKFAAITPYFYYINFLLSYLGNWLVLFIIVKLEKVNSVTNIFLINLVTSNILFASSFPFLAKYHSSEWIFGTVLCKLVSSAHLIGFYSSILFLTLMTFDRYLAVVHAVSAAKSRKRAYAIGASLIVWFISVLASLNELVFKGVWKHSKHGLMCEETGYHADVVEQWNLVSYYMQFLLFFLLPLFMVMYCYTCITVRIMSTRMREKWRSVKLIFIIMITFFVCWTPYNIVILLKAIQISTTDDANRKCDQVEALNYALYVTRNIAFLYCCISPMFYSFVGKRLQSHFRKLLLKNMPCLARHFRPASLSSKSTAQRTSHTNDL, encoded by the coding sequence ATGAATACATCGATTTGCACAGCATTCAATCATATGAGACTTATTAATATGTTTTTCCATCTACCACAGGTTCAAGCAATAACCATGGAGTATGAGGATAATTATGATGATTATGAGGATAAAAAATACTTGGATATGCTTAACAACAGCGAAAACGCAAGCTATCAATCTTGCGATGGCGGGCTCGTCCAACACTGCTTTTCAGCAAACGTCAACAAATTTGCGGCCATCACTCCTTATTTCTACTACATCAACTTCCTCCTGAGTTACTTAGGCAACTGGCTTGTTTTGTTCATCATCGTCAAGCTTGAGAAGGTCAACAGCGTCACCAACATCTTCCTCATCAATCTGGTCACCTCCAACATCCTGTTTGCATCCAGCTTCCCCTTCCTGGCCAAATACCATTCCTCAGAGTGGATCTTCGGCACGGTGCTTTGCAAGTTGGTCAGCAGTGCCCATCTGATTGGTTTCTACAgttccatcctcttcctcaccctgaTGACCTTTGACCGCTACCTGGCCGTGGTGCACGCGGTGTCCGCTGCcaagagcaggaagagggcgtACGCCATCGGGGCGTCGTTGATCGTTTGGTTCATCAGTGTGCTGGCCAGTCTCAATGAGCTGGTGTtcaaaggcgtgtggaagcacagcAAGCACGGCCTGATGTGTGAGGAGACAGGATACCACGCCGACGTCGTCGAACAGTGGAATCTGGTCAGCTACTACATGcagttcctcctcttcttcctgctgCCCCTCTTCATGGTGATGTACTGCTACACCTGCATCACCGTGCGGATCATGTCCACTCGCATGAGGGAGAAATGGCGCTCGGTGAAGCTGATATTCATCATCATGATCACCTTCTTCGTTTGCTGGACTCCCTATAACATCGTGATCCTGCTGAAGGCCATTCAGATCTCCACAACCGACGATGCAAACCGGAAGTGCGATCAGGTCGAGGCGTTGAACTATGCGTTGTACGTGACCAGAAACATAGCGTTCTTGTATTGTTGCATCAGCCCCATGTTCTATTCCTTTGTGGGTAAGCGGTTACAGAGTCACTTCAGGAAGCTGTTGTTGAAGAACATGCCTTGTCTGGCACGTCATTTCAGACCCGCTAGTCTGAGCAGCAAGTCCACCGCACAAAGGACGTCCCACACAAACGACTTATAA